A stretch of Paenibacillus mucilaginosus 3016 DNA encodes these proteins:
- a CDS encoding GDSL-type esterase/lipase family protein: protein MMRYQNVELHNVEAVVPLEGGGVRLSRVPEPVRLALNPAARDVRAYHTCGCEIRFVLKGEEARLTLRKGAGPAVSKSGQAEVYFGPFQGVYPWAAVHVDGQGSEIVVRRPGNLEHLQQLARDGGMGFDPAVVRIILPYDWIYELVSIEGDLLPPEPGQLPAQRLLCYGSSITHGGDSVRPAGTYAMRTARRLGMDLIHLGFAGSAHMEDAMALYIASRGDWHLAVVEMGINVIGDWEEERFERQVRRFLTMLSTGLRDRRVLCTDLFLCRHDLEGQEKAARFRGIVRSAAEALGHPGVVYVPGTELLPDASLLSADLVHPSAEGHEAIAARLGERLRRG, encoded by the coding sequence ATGATGAGGTACCAAAATGTGGAGCTGCATAACGTCGAAGCGGTGGTGCCGCTGGAGGGAGGCGGCGTCCGCCTCAGCCGGGTGCCGGAGCCGGTCCGGCTGGCGCTGAATCCGGCTGCCCGCGATGTGAGAGCCTATCATACCTGCGGCTGCGAGATCCGCTTCGTGCTGAAGGGAGAGGAGGCCCGCCTCACCCTGCGCAAGGGTGCCGGGCCGGCCGTCTCCAAGTCGGGGCAGGCGGAGGTCTACTTCGGCCCCTTCCAGGGCGTGTATCCTTGGGCAGCCGTTCATGTGGACGGGCAGGGCAGCGAGATCGTCGTGCGCCGGCCGGGGAATCTGGAACACCTGCAGCAGCTGGCCCGGGACGGCGGTATGGGCTTCGATCCGGCCGTCGTCCGGATCATCCTGCCCTACGACTGGATCTATGAGCTGGTGAGCATCGAAGGCGATCTGCTGCCGCCGGAACCCGGTCAGCTTCCCGCGCAGCGGCTGCTCTGTTACGGCTCTTCCATCACGCACGGGGGCGATTCCGTCCGGCCCGCCGGCACCTATGCGATGCGGACGGCCCGCCGGCTCGGGATGGACCTGATCCATCTCGGCTTTGCTGGAAGCGCTCACATGGAAGACGCCATGGCGCTGTACATTGCCTCCCGCGGCGATTGGCACCTTGCCGTTGTCGAGATGGGGATCAACGTCATCGGGGACTGGGAGGAGGAGCGCTTCGAGCGGCAGGTGCGCCGTTTTCTTACGATGCTGAGCACAGGCCTTCGGGACCGGAGGGTGCTCTGCACCGATCTCTTCCTGTGCCGGCACGATCTTGAGGGGCAGGAGAAGGCGGCGCGGTTCCGCGGGATCGTCCGCTCAGCCGCCGAGGCGCTGGGGCATCCGGGGGTGGTCTATGTCCCGGGCACGGAACTGCTGCCCGATGCCTCGCTGCTCAGCGCCGACCTGGTGCATCCTTCGGCGGAGGGGCATGAGGCGATTGCGGCCCGGCTGGGCGAGCGTCTGAGGCGCGGGTGA
- a CDS encoding AraC family transcriptional regulator, protein MIPKLIRLPSTVWNRKSVFLTLLSSYLLIFLLPVTIGVVLYSKVEGMMVEHAERANTALLDQLRQTLDVRLREVEHASQRITLNPKLQGLLNSDGSEAPEDAYKMVEFMKDHLAQDRGRGTLISDAYLYFGRSDTILSSTARTDSRTFFDRIYPVEGMSYEDWTRQVLESYHYRSYLPARRISSSDVGSRSVLTYVQSLPLVETKDIKGALVLLLDAAPVRAMLSQAAAGGGRVFIVSEGGELVLSSKEGEAPGGALLERLGGTAGRFEQTDESGREHIVTYARSEQTSWRYVLVLPKDLVLQSLQTLKAWALGLLLLCLLGGGLAAYRMAYRNSSPIRELARFIRTSRGAGGTPGEPRDDELGEFELIRETIEVSREEERRLRDTVAGQTPVLRANFLQRLLRGEVDPEAVTPESLRFMQMRFVSDLFAVLYVRIGDIREFGGDASERQWALVRFIVTNVCRDLLAGAHHGYTVELDRTTMGVIVNFRREEVREGRGAGAAQEGAGSQRACGEGAGPAAGFLFASLEDDLLEAAVTLQHVMRSRFKVPLTLGISRIHEGLGRIGECALEAARAADHRIVSGAETVIRFADLQGEAHHYHYPIELEVQLMGAVKSGDAEGVQRLLQSIYALHFGSRRITPEMGRCLFFNMVSTLLKILNGMSLQPADIFPGDFDPFRKLSQCETAEEMHAEISGLFLTLCRYMKARSSDHSQLLLQAIRDHIEERYGDGGLSLTSMADTFHITPQYLSAFFKKQQGENLTDYVAKVRVGHAQRLLRDKRLTVTQIAHQVGYAADIGLIRVFKKVTGTTPGKYRETMEEEGAVPQDHRTGSK, encoded by the coding sequence ATGATCCCGAAGCTGATCCGTCTTCCGTCTACCGTCTGGAACCGCAAGAGTGTGTTCCTCACCCTGCTCAGTTCCTACCTGCTGATCTTCCTGCTTCCCGTCACCATCGGAGTGGTCCTGTATTCCAAGGTCGAGGGCATGATGGTGGAGCACGCGGAGCGGGCCAATACGGCCCTGCTCGATCAGCTGCGGCAGACGCTGGACGTGAGGCTGCGGGAAGTGGAGCACGCGTCCCAGCGCATCACGCTGAACCCGAAACTGCAGGGGCTGCTCAACAGCGACGGATCGGAGGCCCCGGAGGACGCGTACAAGATGGTCGAATTCATGAAAGACCACCTGGCCCAGGACCGGGGAAGGGGCACGCTGATCAGCGATGCCTATTTGTATTTCGGACGGTCGGATACGATCCTGTCCTCCACCGCACGGACGGACTCCCGCACCTTCTTCGACCGGATCTACCCTGTGGAAGGGATGTCCTATGAGGACTGGACGCGGCAGGTGCTGGAGTCCTACCATTACCGTTCCTATCTGCCGGCCCGGCGGATCTCGTCCAGTGATGTAGGTTCGCGCAGCGTGCTGACCTACGTGCAGTCGCTGCCCCTGGTCGAGACGAAGGACATCAAGGGCGCTCTCGTGCTGCTGCTCGACGCGGCCCCGGTACGCGCCATGCTCTCCCAGGCGGCGGCGGGCGGGGGCCGCGTCTTCATCGTCAGCGAGGGCGGGGAGCTTGTGCTCTCCTCCAAGGAGGGGGAAGCCCCCGGCGGCGCTCTGCTCGAGCGACTCGGCGGGACGGCCGGACGCTTCGAGCAGACGGATGAGAGCGGGCGGGAGCACATCGTGACATACGCCCGTTCCGAGCAGACCTCTTGGCGGTATGTGCTTGTGCTCCCGAAGGACCTCGTGCTCCAAAGCCTGCAGACCTTGAAGGCCTGGGCGCTCGGGCTCCTGCTTCTGTGTCTGCTTGGCGGGGGACTGGCCGCCTACCGGATGGCCTACCGGAACTCCTCGCCGATCCGCGAGCTCGCGCGTTTTATCCGCACCAGCCGCGGGGCGGGAGGAACTCCCGGGGAGCCTCGGGACGATGAGCTCGGCGAGTTCGAGCTCATCCGCGAGACGATCGAGGTCAGCCGCGAAGAAGAGCGGCGGCTGCGCGACACGGTCGCGGGGCAGACGCCGGTGCTCCGGGCGAACTTCCTCCAGCGTCTGCTGCGCGGCGAGGTCGACCCGGAGGCCGTTACGCCGGAGTCGCTGCGGTTCATGCAGATGAGATTCGTCTCGGACCTCTTCGCCGTGCTCTACGTGCGCATCGGCGATATCCGGGAGTTCGGCGGGGACGCGTCGGAGCGGCAGTGGGCGCTCGTGCGCTTTATAGTCACGAACGTCTGCCGGGATCTGCTCGCGGGGGCCCACCATGGGTACACCGTGGAACTGGACCGCACGACGATGGGCGTAATCGTTAATTTCCGCAGGGAGGAGGTTCGTGAAGGGAGGGGAGCCGGCGCGGCGCAGGAAGGAGCTGGGTCGCAGAGGGCCTGCGGGGAAGGGGCGGGGCCTGCGGCAGGCTTCTTGTTCGCCTCGCTGGAGGATGACCTGCTCGAAGCCGCGGTGACGCTGCAGCATGTGATGCGCAGCCGGTTCAAGGTGCCGCTGACGCTCGGGATCAGCCGCATTCACGAAGGCCTCGGCCGGATCGGCGAATGCGCCCTGGAGGCGGCGAGGGCGGCGGATCACCGCATCGTGAGCGGCGCGGAGACCGTCATCCGCTTCGCCGACCTGCAGGGGGAGGCGCACCATTACCACTACCCGATCGAGCTGGAGGTCCAGCTTATGGGGGCCGTGAAGAGCGGGGATGCGGAGGGCGTGCAGCGGCTGCTGCAGAGCATCTATGCGCTGCATTTCGGCTCCCGCCGGATTACGCCGGAGATGGGGCGGTGCCTTTTTTTCAACATGGTCAGCACCCTGCTCAAAATCCTGAACGGCATGAGCCTGCAGCCGGCCGATATCTTCCCGGGCGACTTCGACCCGTTCCGCAAGCTGTCGCAGTGCGAGACGGCCGAGGAGATGCATGCGGAGATCTCCGGCCTGTTCCTGACCCTGTGCCGGTACATGAAAGCCCGCTCGAGCGACCACAGCCAGCTGCTGCTGCAGGCGATCCGCGACCACATTGAGGAGCGGTACGGGGACGGAGGGCTGAGCCTGACCTCCATGGCCGATACGTTCCACATTACGCCGCAGTACCTGTCCGCCTTCTTCAAGAAGCAGCAGGGCGAGAATCTGACGGATTACGTGGCGAAGGTGCGGGTCGGACATGCGCAGAGGCTGCTGAGGGACAAGCGGCTGACGGTAACCCAGATCGCGCATCAGGTGGGGTATGCCGCCGACATCGGACTGATCCGCGTGTTCAAGAAGGTCACGGGCACCACGCCGGGCAAGTACCGCGAGACGATGGAGGAGGAGGGGGCTGTTCCTCAAGATCATCGCACCGGGTCAAAATAA
- a CDS encoding carbohydrate ABC transporter permease, with protein sequence MLNRRTWGERTFDGSNALFMVLLSILTLYPFLYVAFASLSDPASLMQHRGLLLMPEGFSLDAYKAVFDNPMIPAGYRNTLFYVTAGTAINLFMTSLGAYVLSRKGLYFRNAMMFFIVLTMFFQGGLIPTYLLVSSLGMIDTPWAMLLPGAISTWNLIIMRTSFQAVPVSLEESARIDGANDWTILFRVIIPLSLPVIAVMILFYGVGHWNAWFGAMLYLRDRELYPLQLVLREILITNSTDNMTTGASSLDKIPIGETIKYATIIVATIPILLLYPFLQKYFVKGVMIGAIKE encoded by the coding sequence ATGCTGAACCGCCGGACCTGGGGCGAGCGGACGTTCGACGGCTCGAACGCGCTGTTCATGGTGCTCCTGAGCATCCTGACCCTGTATCCGTTCCTCTATGTGGCTTTCGCTTCACTGAGCGACCCGGCCTCGCTGATGCAGCACCGGGGGCTGCTCCTGATGCCCGAGGGCTTCTCGCTTGACGCCTACAAGGCGGTCTTCGACAACCCGATGATTCCCGCCGGGTACCGCAATACGCTGTTCTATGTCACGGCCGGCACGGCCATCAATCTCTTCATGACCTCGCTCGGCGCCTATGTGCTGTCGCGCAAGGGCCTGTATTTCCGTAATGCGATGATGTTCTTCATCGTCCTGACGATGTTCTTCCAGGGCGGCCTCATCCCGACCTACCTGCTCGTCAGCTCGCTCGGCATGATCGACACGCCTTGGGCGATGCTGCTGCCGGGTGCGATCTCGACCTGGAACCTCATCATTATGCGCACTTCGTTCCAGGCGGTGCCGGTGTCGCTCGAGGAGTCGGCGCGCATTGACGGGGCGAACGACTGGACGATTCTGTTCCGGGTCATTATCCCGCTGTCGCTGCCGGTGATCGCTGTCATGATCCTGTTCTACGGGGTCGGCCACTGGAACGCCTGGTTTGGGGCGATGCTCTACCTGCGCGACAGGGAGCTGTATCCGCTGCAGCTGGTGCTGCGCGAGATTCTCATCACGAACTCGACCGACAATATGACGACCGGCGCCTCCTCGCTGGATAAGATCCCGATCGGGGAGACGATCAAGTACGCGACGATCATTGTGGCGACGATTCCGATCCTGCTCTTGTACCCGTTCCTGCAAAAATATTTCGTCAAAGGCGTCATGATCGGCGCCATCAAGGAATAG
- a CDS encoding ABC transporter permease has translation MAMMEEKLARAGRARTKDSLLRRMGRDLRRNRVIYLMALPVLLYYGVFEYGPMYGLQIAFKDYSLGDGILGSPWVGFKHFQEFFESFYFWRLIRNTLLLSLYDLLFGFPAAIGLALLLNELRVQWFKRTIQTVTYLPHFISIVVVVGMMVDFLARDGVVNQLLMLFGMPETAYMREPDWFRFLYVASGIWKEVGWGSIIYLAALAAIDPTLYEAAKVDGAGRWKQALHITIPGIMPTVIILLILKMGTMMTVGSEKILLMYTPLTFETADVISTFVYRKGILESNYSYTAAVGLFNAVIAFTLLVVSNSLSKRLTDTKLW, from the coding sequence ATGGCAATGATGGAAGAGAAGCTGGCCCGCGCGGGCAGGGCCCGTACCAAAGACAGCCTTCTCCGGCGAATGGGCAGGGACCTGCGGCGCAACCGGGTCATCTATCTGATGGCACTGCCGGTACTGCTGTATTACGGGGTGTTTGAGTATGGACCCATGTATGGTCTGCAGATCGCCTTCAAGGACTACAGCCTTGGGGACGGGATTCTCGGCAGTCCTTGGGTGGGATTCAAGCATTTTCAGGAATTCTTCGAGTCGTTCTACTTCTGGCGTCTCATCCGCAATACGCTGCTGCTGAGCCTGTATGATCTTCTGTTCGGCTTCCCGGCGGCGATCGGGCTGGCCCTGCTGCTTAATGAGCTCCGGGTGCAGTGGTTCAAGCGGACGATCCAGACGGTGACGTATCTGCCCCACTTCATCTCGATTGTCGTGGTGGTGGGGATGATGGTCGACTTCCTGGCGCGCGACGGTGTCGTGAACCAGCTCCTGATGCTGTTCGGCATGCCGGAGACGGCCTATATGCGTGAGCCGGATTGGTTCCGCTTCCTCTATGTGGCTTCGGGAATCTGGAAGGAAGTGGGCTGGGGATCGATCATCTATCTGGCGGCGCTGGCCGCGATCGATCCGACCCTGTACGAGGCGGCGAAGGTCGACGGGGCGGGGAGGTGGAAGCAGGCGCTCCATATCACGATCCCGGGCATCATGCCCACCGTGATCATTCTGCTCATTCTCAAGATGGGAACGATGATGACCGTCGGCAGCGAAAAAATTCTGCTGATGTACACGCCGCTGACCTTCGAAACGGCCGATGTCATCTCGACGTTCGTCTACCGCAAGGGGATTCTCGAATCGAACTACAGCTACACGGCGGCCGTGGGCCTGTTCAATGCCGTGATCGCTTTCACGCTGCTCGTCGTCTCGAACAGCCTCTCGAAACGGCTGACGGACACGAAGCTGTGGTAG
- a CDS encoding extracellular solute-binding protein → MNKKNGKRQRRRNLKAGAAAAAALAVLTAGCSGGSPEAGGAASQGSGKEPAKLTNVTYWTGMATQVAATMKSYNEIAMYKELEKRTGVKVDFQHPPQGQEKDQFNLMITGGKLPDVIEHYFINDYPGGPEKAIKDGKIIKLNEYIDKYAPNLKKVLDANPEMKKQVTTDEGSIWGFPFLRGDKALQVYQGLAIRKDWLDKLGLQIPTTIDELYTVLKAFKEKDPNGNGKADEIPYLMRAFTPATGELNSSAAILGAYGISYGFHHENGQVKYGPVEPGYKEYLTLMNKWYKEGLLDKDFAATDNKLLDAKITGNQLGVTVMNTGGGIGKYMNLMKGKDPNFKLVAIPYPVLKKGDKQLWGQIDFIFNGKAASISSSNKNIEETVKWLDYGYSEEGHMLMNFGIEGVSYKMENGYPKFTDLVMKNPNGLPVQQAMAQYARSSWDGMFVQDKRYLEQYAELPEQKESLKVWAEPTNERRMPLVTPNREESGKYASIMSDINTYRDEMYSKFIMGVEPLENFDKYVQTLKGMGLEEAVKIQQAALERYNKR, encoded by the coding sequence ATGAACAAGAAGAACGGGAAACGGCAGCGGCGCAGAAACCTCAAGGCGGGTGCGGCGGCGGCAGCGGCTCTGGCCGTACTGACGGCGGGATGCTCGGGCGGGAGTCCGGAGGCAGGCGGTGCGGCATCCCAGGGAAGCGGCAAGGAGCCGGCCAAGCTGACGAATGTGACGTACTGGACCGGCATGGCGACACAGGTGGCCGCCACGATGAAGAGCTACAATGAGATCGCCATGTACAAAGAACTCGAGAAGCGAACGGGCGTGAAGGTTGATTTTCAGCATCCGCCGCAGGGGCAGGAGAAGGATCAGTTCAACCTCATGATCACGGGCGGCAAGCTGCCGGATGTCATCGAGCATTATTTCATCAATGATTATCCCGGAGGTCCCGAGAAGGCGATCAAGGACGGCAAGATCATCAAGCTCAACGAGTATATCGACAAGTACGCCCCGAACCTGAAGAAGGTGCTCGACGCCAATCCCGAGATGAAAAAGCAGGTCACCACCGACGAAGGCAGCATCTGGGGCTTCCCGTTCCTGCGGGGGGATAAAGCGCTTCAGGTATACCAAGGGCTTGCGATCCGCAAGGATTGGCTCGATAAGCTGGGTCTTCAGATCCCGACGACCATCGACGAGCTCTACACCGTGCTCAAAGCGTTCAAGGAGAAGGATCCGAACGGCAACGGCAAGGCGGACGAGATCCCGTATCTCATGCGCGCCTTTACGCCGGCCACCGGTGAATTGAACTCGTCTGCCGCGATCCTGGGGGCCTACGGCATCTCCTACGGCTTCCATCACGAGAACGGACAGGTGAAGTACGGGCCGGTCGAGCCGGGGTACAAGGAATACCTGACGCTCATGAACAAGTGGTACAAGGAGGGGCTCCTCGACAAGGATTTTGCGGCGACGGACAACAAGCTGCTCGATGCGAAGATCACGGGGAACCAGCTCGGCGTGACCGTCATGAACACAGGCGGCGGGATCGGCAAATACATGAATCTCATGAAGGGGAAGGATCCGAACTTCAAGCTTGTCGCAATTCCGTATCCCGTGCTGAAGAAAGGGGATAAGCAGCTTTGGGGGCAGATCGATTTTATTTTTAACGGCAAGGCGGCCTCCATCTCCTCCTCCAACAAGAATATCGAGGAAACGGTGAAATGGCTCGATTACGGCTATTCCGAGGAAGGGCACATGCTGATGAATTTCGGCATCGAGGGCGTCAGCTACAAGATGGAGAACGGCTATCCGAAGTTTACCGATCTCGTTATGAAGAACCCGAACGGGCTGCCGGTGCAGCAGGCGATGGCCCAGTATGCACGCTCTTCCTGGGACGGCATGTTCGTGCAGGATAAGCGGTACCTGGAGCAGTACGCCGAGCTGCCGGAGCAGAAGGAGTCGCTGAAGGTGTGGGCGGAGCCGACGAACGAGCGCCGGATGCCCCTGGTCACGCCGAACCGCGAGGAGAGCGGCAAGTACGCGTCGATCATGAGCGACATCAACACGTACCGTGACGAGATGTACAGCAAGTTCATCATGGGCGTGGAGCCGCTGGAGAACTTCGACAAGTACGTGCAGACGCTGAAGGGCATGGGGCTGGAGGAAGCGGTCAAAATCCAGCAGGCGGCGCTCGAGCGGTATAACAAGCGGTAA
- a CDS encoding TetR/AcrR family transcriptional regulator: MSTEPSTEDAWLQQLLELGESGKAMTNKQRRIVQAAVEIFAEKGYSAASTSEIAQKAGVAEGTIFRHYKTKKDLLLSIIGPTMAKLVAPFVLRDFTPVLEASYAGYDDFLRALVRNRLEFVRRHLPVIRILLQEIPFQTELREEFKAVLMREVYVRVEKAIHHFQAQGQLIALPAFTVVRLTVSVVVGFLMTRFMLFPELDWNEEEELEICVNFIMNGLSAGPSVPRGEE, from the coding sequence ATGTCAACCGAACCGTCAACAGAGGACGCCTGGCTGCAGCAGCTGCTGGAGCTTGGGGAGTCCGGCAAAGCGATGACGAATAAACAGCGCAGAATCGTGCAGGCGGCCGTCGAGATCTTTGCGGAGAAGGGCTACTCCGCCGCTTCCACGAGCGAGATCGCGCAGAAGGCCGGGGTCGCGGAAGGCACGATCTTCCGCCATTACAAGACAAAGAAGGACCTCCTTCTGTCCATCATCGGCCCTACCATGGCCAAGCTCGTCGCCCCGTTCGTGCTCCGCGACTTCACGCCCGTGCTTGAGGCTTCGTATGCGGGCTACGACGACTTCCTGCGGGCGCTCGTCCGCAACCGGCTCGAATTCGTGCGCCGCCACCTGCCGGTCATCCGCATCCTCCTGCAGGAGATTCCCTTCCAGACCGAGCTTCGCGAGGAATTCAAGGCGGTGCTGATGAGGGAAGTGTATGTCCGGGTCGAAAAAGCGATTCACCACTTCCAGGCCCAGGGCCAGCTCATCGCCCTCCCGGCCTTCACCGTGGTCCGGCTGACCGTCTCCGTCGTGGTCGGATTCCTTATGACCCGTTTCATGCTGTTTCCCGAGCTGGACTGGAATGAGGAAGAGGAGCTTGAGATTTGTGTCAACTTCATCATGAACGGGCTGTCCGCCGGGCCGTCCGTTCCCCGGGGAGAGGAGTGA
- a CDS encoding GNAT family N-acetyltransferase, whose translation MLMQGQAVYTRILLHSDAEALWRLKTENRGFFQPFEPVQDEASYTREAVKEYISHSLAEQEQGGSFSFGIFTPDDELIGRVRLSCIVRGAWQNANLGYMLAERWNGRGLMTEAVGLTLKFAFEHANLHRVQAGIMPHNLGSQRVAEKNGMRFEGLAERYLRIAGVWEDHRIYAITAEEWRERRSAAG comes from the coding sequence ATGCTCATGCAGGGACAAGCGGTCTATACCCGCATTCTGCTTCATTCGGATGCCGAGGCCTTGTGGCGTCTCAAAACGGAGAACCGCGGCTTCTTCCAGCCGTTCGAGCCCGTGCAGGACGAAGCTTCTTATACCCGTGAAGCCGTCAAAGAATATATATCCCACTCGCTCGCCGAACAGGAGCAGGGCGGCAGCTTCTCCTTCGGCATCTTCACGCCGGACGACGAGCTGATCGGCAGAGTCCGCCTCTCATGCATCGTGCGGGGGGCATGGCAGAACGCCAACCTCGGCTATATGCTCGCCGAGAGGTGGAACGGCCGGGGCCTGATGACCGAGGCGGTCGGGCTGACCCTGAAGTTCGCGTTCGAGCATGCGAACCTGCACCGGGTGCAGGCCGGCATCATGCCGCACAACCTGGGCTCGCAGCGCGTGGCCGAGAAGAACGGCATGCGCTTCGAGGGCCTGGCGGAGCGGTACCTGCGGATCGCCGGCGTCTGGGAGGACCACCGCATCTACGCGATCACCGCGGAGGAGTGGCGGGAGCGGCGGAGCGCGGCCGGGTAG
- a CDS encoding MFS transporter: protein MNKQLGVVMILLMTIFIGFGIIIPVLPDAITGSGAGSFHLGLLLSVYSLASFLMSPFWGALSDRVGRRPLIMTGAFGFSLSFFLFGIAGDNLVLMYLSRILGGLFSGAATACAVAYVADITTEENRTKGMGAVGMSIGLGFIFGPAFGGLLSGFGTEVPFFAASALAFATFIFAFFMLPESLTEDKRRKPQEPKVSRWKAFDGPLKYLYVLSFFVSFSLAGLEATLLLFQRDKIGADAQQLGIMFAVSGIVGALIQGGVVRRLIKRGQESMVIGIGLVLSAIGFVLILFSTSLLTASIYLSVFAAGNALIRPCVTSLITQKTKVGQGVASGLSSSMDSLGRITGPLLGAGVYDYSHSLPFYSGALMSAAAVFLLFRFVAADRIEGGRLRQTA from the coding sequence ATGAATAAACAGCTGGGTGTCGTCATGATTCTTCTGATGACGATTTTTATCGGTTTTGGCATTATCATCCCCGTCCTGCCGGATGCCATTACCGGGTCGGGCGCCGGGAGCTTCCACCTCGGGCTGCTGCTCTCGGTGTACTCGCTCGCCTCTTTCCTCATGTCGCCCTTCTGGGGCGCGCTGTCGGACCGGGTGGGCCGGCGTCCGCTGATCATGACCGGGGCGTTCGGATTCAGCCTGTCCTTCTTCCTGTTCGGCATCGCAGGGGACAACCTCGTGCTGATGTATCTCTCGCGGATTCTCGGCGGCCTGTTCTCCGGCGCGGCTACGGCCTGCGCGGTGGCGTACGTCGCGGACATCACCACGGAGGAGAACCGGACGAAGGGCATGGGGGCGGTCGGGATGTCGATCGGCCTCGGCTTCATCTTCGGTCCGGCGTTCGGCGGACTGCTGAGCGGCTTCGGCACGGAGGTTCCGTTCTTCGCAGCCTCCGCGCTTGCCTTTGCGACCTTCATCTTCGCCTTCTTCATGCTGCCGGAGTCGCTGACCGAGGACAAGCGACGCAAGCCGCAGGAGCCGAAGGTATCGCGCTGGAAGGCTTTCGACGGGCCGCTGAAGTACCTGTACGTGCTCTCGTTCTTCGTCTCGTTCTCCCTGGCGGGGCTCGAGGCGACGCTCCTGCTCTTCCAGCGGGATAAGATCGGCGCGGACGCGCAGCAGCTCGGCATCATGTTCGCCGTCAGCGGCATCGTAGGCGCCCTGATCCAGGGCGGCGTCGTGCGCCGTCTGATCAAGAGAGGACAGGAGTCCATGGTGATCGGCATCGGACTGGTGCTGTCGGCGATCGGCTTCGTGCTCATTCTGTTCTCGACGTCCCTGCTGACCGCGTCGATCTACTTAAGCGTCTTCGCGGCGGGCAACGCGCTGATCCGCCCCTGCGTCACCTCGCTCATCACGCAGAAGACGAAGGTCGGGCAGGGGGTGGCCTCCGGCCTCAGCTCGTCGATGGACAGCCTCGGGCGCATCACCGGCCCGCTGCTCGGCGCCGGCGTGTACGACTACAGCCACAGCCTGCCGTTCTACTCCGGCGCCCTGATGTCGGCCGCCGCCGTGTTCCTGCTCTTCCGCTTTGTTGCGGCGGACCGTATCGAAGGCGGACGTCTGCGCCAGACGGCCTAG